The sequence CCTCGATCGCGGCGACCGCATCCTCGTACGTCATGCCCTCGACGTCCGGCGCTGCCGATGCGGTGCCCGCTCCCAAGATTCCGAGCACGCCCGCCGCGGCCGCTACGGCGCCGGTCGAAACAATGAATTTCACCTGCCCACCACCTGTTGTCGCGATTTCCGCAGGCTTTGAGCATGACAAATAACGGCTGAGAAATCGAGAAGGGAAAGTCAAGTGTGCGTTAATTACCCGCTCGGGATTTCGCCCGGATCACTCGCCGGCCGCGGCGAGTTCTTCCTCTTCGGCCTGCTGGGCCGCGGCGGCCTCTTCGGCCTTGGCCGTGAACTCGCGGCCTTCCGGGCTGGCCGCCGAAGCGCCGGGAACGCCGGCCGTCGCGGCACCGCGGTTGCAGTTCAGAGTGAGCAGCACCTCGCCGTCGGCGTGGCCGAACTCGCCGGTCAGGTCCCGTACGAAGGGGGCGTCGCTGGCGTTGGTGACCAGGCAGTCGCCCATCGCGTCCTGCCGGTCGCCCACGGTGACGGCGATCTTGGCCGTGCCGCCGTCTTCCTCGATGGCCGACACCGCATCGCCGTAGGTCATTCCCACCACATCCGGGGCGGCGGCGGCGATACCCGCCCCGAACAGCCCCATCGCGACCCCAGCGGCGCCCACGGTGCTGGCCGAAATGATGATCTTCTTCACATGCCCACCTATGTCTAAGGTCTACGGTTGCCGGGAATTTAGGCGCCCTAGGTTGCCTGCGAAAACAATACCGCCGAGCAGGCCGGCCCGCGAGCAGTACGGTACGTACTTCGCGCGAATCGTGGCGGCGTTACGTCCCGCCAAAATCGTGATCTTGCTGACGCCTCGACGCCCTGACCGCAACTTGTTGTGTCTGAGTTACACAGATATATTGACTGCAACCAACAGGTACAGATAAATCTGGGCCCCACGCACGAGAACCCGGACGCCCCCAACTTCTTAGGAGGACGCAGGCCCAATGCATGAAAACCTGACCGACCTGCACCTGCTCCACGAGCTCGAGCCTGTTGTTGAGAGGAACCTCAACCGGCACCTGTCGATGCGCAAGGACTGGAACCCGCACGACTACATTCCGTGGTCGGACGGCAAGAACTACTACGCCCTCGGCGGCCAGGACTGGGAGCCCGGTCAGTCGGTGCTGTCCGAGGTCGCGCAGACAGCGATGATCCAGAACCTGCTCACCGAGGACAACCTGCCGTCGTATCACCGCGAGATCGCGATGAACTTCTCGATGGACGGCGCCTGGGGCCAGTGGGTCAACCGCTGGACCGCCGAGGAGAACCGGCACGGCATCGCGCTGCGCGACTACCTCGTCGTCACCCGGGCCGTCGATCCGGTCGCACTGGAGACCCTGCGCCTCGAGCAGGTGACACGCGGCTTCAGCCCGGGCCAGAACCAGCAGGGCGACCTGTTCGCCGAGAGCCTGTTCGACTCCGTGATCTACGTGACGTTCCAGGAGCTCGCCACCCGCGTCTCACACCGCAACACCGGCAAGGCGTGCGAAGAGACGATCGCCGATCAACTGCTGCAACGTGTTTCGGCCGATGAGAACCTGCACATGATCTTCTATCGCGACGTCAGCGAGGCCGGTTTCGACATCGCACCGGACCAGGCGATGCACTCGCTGCACCGCGTGCTGCGCAACTTCAAAATGCCAGGGTTCACCGTCCCCGAGTTCCGCCGCAAGGCCGTGATCATCGCCGTCGGTGGCGTCTACGACCCGCGCATCCACCTCGAGGACGTCGTGATGCCGGTACTCAAGAAGTGGCGCATCTTCGAGCGCGAGGACTTCACCGGCGAAGCCGCGCGGATGCGGGACGACCTCGGCGTGCTCATCGAGGAGCTCAAGGAGGCCTGCGACAAGTTCGAGGTCGCCAAGGAGAAGCGCCTCGAGCGGGAGGCGAAGAGGGCCGAGCGCCTCGAAGCCAAGAAGGTTCTGGCGTCATCTCCGTCCTGACCGAATCCCGCACGCAGCTGCGGATCGGGCCTTTTCGGCTGGCCAGCCCCGTCGTGCTGGCGCCGATGGCAGGCGTGACGAACGTCGCGTTCCGTACGCTGTGCCGCGAGCTCGAACTCGCCCGGGCCGGCACGGTCAGCGGGCTGTACGTCTGCGAGATGGTGACCGCCCGCGCGCTCGTCGAGCGCCATCCGGTGACCATACACATGACGACCTTCGGTCCGGACGAGTCGCCGCGGTCGCTGCAGTTGTATGCGGTCGATCCCGAAAACACCTACGCGGCAGCGAAGATGATCGTCAACGAGGGAATGGCCGATCACATCGATATGAACTTCGGCTGTCCGGTGCCCAAGGTCACGCGTCGCGGCGGTGGCGCCGCCCTGCCCTACAAGCGACGGCTCTTCGGCCAGATAGTGGCCGCCGCGGTACGCGCCACCGAAGGGTCGGACGTGCCGGTGACGGTGAAGTTCCGGATCGGCATCGACGACGCACACCACACCCATCTCGACGCAGGACGCATCGCGGCCGAGGAGGGTGCCGCGGCGATTGCGCTGCACGCCCGCACGGCGGCGCAGCGCTACTCCGGAACCGCCGACTGGAAGCAGATCGCCGCGTTGAAGGCGCACGTCACAGACGTTCCCGTGCTCGGTAACGGCGACATCTTCGACGCTGACGACGCACTGGCCATGATGTCGGCCACCGGATGCGACGGCGTCGTCATCGGTCGTGGTTGTCTGGGCAGGCCCTGGCTGTTCGCCGAGCTGTCGGATGCTTTCGCGGGGCGCGATGGTGTGATACCTCCCACACTTGGCGAGGTCGCCGCGATCATGCGCCGACACGGTGAGCTGCTGAGCGCCCACTTCGGTGAGGACAAGGGCATGCGGGACATGCGCAAGCACATCGCCTGGTATCTGCACGGATTCCCGGCCGGAGCCGACCTTCGGCGGGCATTGGCGCTGGTCAAGACCCGCAACGAGTTGGACGAACTGCTCAACGGCCTGGACCCCGATGTGCCGTTCCCGAGGGCCGCGACCGGCCCCCGCGGGCGGCAGGGCTCACCCGCCTCGGTGGCTCTGCCGGAAGGCTGGCTGACCGATCCGGATGACTGCACGGTGCCCGAAGGGGCCGATGTGATGCATTCCGGTGGGTGAACCGAGACCATCTCGACATCACGTCTCTCAGGATCTCTCAGTACGATATGAGCCTGTCGTTATCGGCTCCAGACGCGGGGCCGCGGATATTGCCGCTTCAAATGCAGGTGGCAGCTGCGCAGCGGCCGATGCGCGCCGACGCGCACGCTGCTCATACGGTCGGAGGCCAGTAGGGACATGAGTGACGGCGATAACGCCACTCCTGGTCGCCGACGCGCGTCCGATGTGAACGGTGCCGATGAAGACGGTGCCAATCAGTGGCTTACTCGATCTCCTCTACCTCCGCGAGCCGCCGCGCCGTGGGAGCGTGGGTCTTCTGCTGAATCCGGCGAGAACGACACGTCGGCGGCCACCGGCAGCCATACCGACGGTGTGACGGTCGCCGACCTCATCGCCAAGATCACCGGTGCCCCGGCAGATCTCCCCAGCAGACATGCGGCACCTGAGCCTGAGCCCGAGCACGAATTCCGGCGTCCGGCGAGGGAACCTCGCGATGCGCCCCCGAGCGCCCCACGTCCACGCGCCACGCAGCCGCGGGCGGCGACTCCCCCGTCGGCGCCGACCCCGGCTCCGCCACCGCGCACCCGCCGGCCCAAGCCTCTGCGACCCAAGCCGCGGCACGAAGACGTGTCCGATCCCGATACCGAGGTCATTCCCAGGGTCTCCTACGCCGACGAGATTCCCGACCTGGCCGGGTTGCGGCGGGCACGGCTCGAACGGGTCGCGCCCGAGCGGGTCGGCGAGCCCTCGGCTGATCCCGTGAATCTTCCGAAGAAGCACAGGTCGCATCGCCGCGTCATGTTCGCGGGCCGCTCGATTGCCGCCATTCTCGCGGTGCTCGCGCTCGCGATGACGGGCGGCGCATGGCAGTGGCAGTCGACGAAGAACAACATGCTGAACCGTATTTCGGCGCTTGACCCCGATTCCCGCGACATCATCGACCCCAATGCGCAGTTCGGTGACGAGAACTTCCTGATCGTCGGCATCGACAGCCGGTTCGGCGAGAACGCCGGCATGGGCGCGGGGGACACTGCGGATGCAGGCGGCGCGCGTTCGGACACCATCATGCTGGTCAACATCCCGGCCAACCGCGAACGTGTTGTGGCGGTGTCGTTTCCGCGCGACCTGAACATCGAGCCCATGGAATGCGAGGCCTGGAACCCCGAGACCGGTGAGTACGGGCCGCTGTACGACGAGGAGACGGGCACCTACGGTCCCGACGAGATCTACACCGAGACGAAACTGAACTCCGCGTTCTCCTTCGGCGGCCCCAAATGCCTGGTGAAGGTCATCCAGAAGCTGTCGGGTCTGTCCATCAACCGCTTCATGGCGGTCGACTTCGCCGGCTTCTCCAAGATGGTCGACACACTTGGCGGTGTCGAGGTGTGCAGCACCACGCCACTGGAGGACTACGAGCTCGGCACCGTGCTGCCCAGCGCGGGACGCCAGATGATCGATGGGCACACCGCGCTGAACTATGTGCGCGCCCGTCAGGTGACCACCGAAACCAACGGCGACTACGGCCGTATCAAGCGTCAGCAGCTGTTTCTGTCGTCGCTGTTGCGCTCGCTGATCTCCAAGGAAGTCTTCTTCTCACTCAGCAAGCTCAACAACGTGGTGAACCAGTTCATCAGCGACAGCTATGTCGACAACATCGACACCAAGGACCTGGTGGCCCTCGGCCAGTCCCTGCAGAACGTCGCGGCAGGCCGCATCACTTTCCTCACCGTCCCGACCACGGGTTATATGGACGAGTGGGGCAACGAGCACCTGCGCGAGGACGACACCAATGCCATTTTCGACGCGATCATCAACGACGATCCGCTGCCCGAGGAGCGCAACGCCGACAACACACCGGTTCCCGGCACGCCGGAGTCGTTGACGAACGAGACTATCGAGTCGCCGACGAGCCAAGCGCAGACTCCCGAGGTTGCCGCCGATCCCGGTGAGGTCGTCGACGCCGTCACCACCGATCCCACGTCGGTCACCGTTCAGGTCTCGAACTCGACGGGCCAGGACGGCCTCGGCGCTACTGCGGCAACGGAATTGCAGCAGCACGGGTTCAACGTCGAGACCCCCGACACCTACCCGAGCTCGCTGACCGAGACGACGGTGTTCTTCTCGCCCGGTAACGAAGAAGCCGCAGCGACCGTGGCGTCGGCCTTTGTCGAGCCGACGATCGAGCGCGTCAACGGAAAGGGCGACACCGTCCAGGTGGTGCTCGGATCGGACTTCTCCGCGGTGAGCCCGCCCAAGCCGAGCGGCTCCTCGGTACAGGTGCACGTGCTGCACGGCACCGGGAGCACGCCGACCCAGCTCCCCGAAGATCTTTCGATCACCAACGCCGCCGACACCACCTGCGAGTGATCGCGCCGTTCGGGCAAGCGGCATTCACCTGTCGTTCACCCGGCACATCGTGACGATTCAGCTGATCAGCCCTTAGGCTGGGCATATGCGAACCGCGTATCACGAGCAGCTGGACGCGCTGACCAACCAGCTCGGCGACATGTGCGGGCTGGCGGGTGCAGCGATGGAGCGTGCGACCCAGGCCCTGCTGCAGGCCGATCTGGTGCTGGCCGAGCAGGTGATCACCGACCACGAGCAGATCGCTGGGATGAGCGCCAAGGCGGAAGAAGCGGCGTTCGTGCTTCTCGCCCTGCAGGCTCCGGTGGCCGGCGACCTGCGCGCGATCGTCAGCTCGATTCAGATCGTCGCCGACGTCGACCGGATGGGAGCCCTCGCGCTGCATGTCGCCAAGATCGCCCGCCGGCGTCACCCGCAGCACGCCCTGCCCGAGGAGGTCAATGGCTACTTCGCTGAAATGGGCCGCGTGGCAGTGGATTTGGGTAACAGCGCCCAGGAGGTGCTGCTGACGAAGGATCCGGAGAAGGCGGCGCGGATCAGCGCGGAAGACGACGCGATGGACGACCTTCATCGCCACCTCTTCAGCGTGCTGATGGACAAGGAATGGAAGCACGGCGTGACCGCCGCGGTCGACGTGACGCTGCTGAGCCGCTTCTACGAGCGGTTCGCCGATCACGCCGTCGAGGTGGCCCGCCGGGTCATCTTCCAAGCCACCGGCAGGTTCCCCGAGGACGAGCAACTGCCTACCCGTTAGGTCGTGCAGTCAGGGCCGGAGCACCGCTGAAGGCGTTGCGGACGTCATCCAGCGCGAAAACCTTCGCGATCGGGACGTGCTCAGCCGAAGCGACCCGAGATGTAGTCCTCCGTCGCCTTCTCCTTCGGGTTGGAGTAGATCTTCTCGGTGTCGTCGATCTCGATCAACTTGCCCGGCTTGCCCGTCGCCTCGAGGTTGAAGAACGCGGTCTGGTCACTCACCCGGGCCGCCTGCTGCATGTTGTGCGTGACGATCACGATCGTGTAGTCCTGCTTGAGTTCGGCGATCAGATCCTCGATCGCCAGCGTCGAGATCGGGTCGAGCGCCGAGCACGGCTCGTCCATCAACAGCACATCGGGCTGAACGGCGATCGCGCGGGCGATGCACAGCCGCTGCTGCTGACCACCGGAGAGGCCGCCGCCCGGCTTGTCAAGCCGGTCCTTGACCTCGGTCCAGAGGTTCGCGCCCTTGAGCGACTTCTCGGCCACCTCGTCGAGAGTCTTCTTGCTCCGCACACCCTGCAGCTTCAGGCCGGCCACCACGTTGTCGCGGATCGACATGGTGGGAAACGGGTTCGGTCGCTGAAACACCATGCCGATGGTCTTGCGGACACCGACCGGGTCGACGCCGGCGCCGTAGACGTCCTCGCCGTCCAGCAGCACCGAACCCTCGACATAGGCACCGGGGATGACCTCGTGCATGCGGTTCAGCGTGCGCAGCACGGTCGACTTGCCGCAGCCGGACGGACCGATGAAGGCGGTCACGTGGCGAGGCGGGATCGCCATCGACACCTCGGCCACGGCTTGGAACGACCCGTAGAAAATGTTGACGTCTTTGAGGTCAAGGCGCTTTGCCATCTGTGTGGTCTCCTAAACCTTCTTGGGAGCGAAGAACTTGGCGATGAACCGCGCGCCGATGTTGAGCAGCGCGATCAGCACGATGAGGGTGAATGCAGCGCCCCAAAGGCGGTCCGTCGGAACCGGATTCGCGCCTGCGCCCGCCGATGTCTGGTCGTACATCATGCCCGGAAGCGACCCCATGAAGCCGCTGAACATATCGAAGTTCATCGCCTGCGCGTAGCCGACAAGGATCAGCAGCGGTGCCGTCTCGCCCATGACACGGGCGAGTGCGAGCAGGATACCGGTGACGATGCCCGACAACGCGGTCGGAATCACAATGGAGGAGATGGTGCGCCACTTCGGCACGCCGAGTGCGTAACTCGCCTCGCGCAGGTCCATCGGGACGATGCGCAGCATCTCCTCGGTGGATCGGACGATCACCGGGATCATCAACAGCACCAAGGACAATGACACTGCGAAGCCCGACCGCTGAAAGCCAAAGGTGGCGACCCACAGCGCGTAGATGAACAGCGCCGCCACGATCGAGGGCACACCGGTGAGAATGTCCACCATGAAGGTGGTCACCTTGCCCAACCGGGTCCCGCCGCCGTACTCGACGAGATAGATGCCGACGAAGACACCGATCGGAATGGAGATGATCGCACATACCAAGCCCTGCAAGAGGGTTCCGATAATCGCGTGATAGGCGCCGCCGCCCGCTTGGAATGCCGTCATGCCCGCCTGCGAGTTGTACCACCATGTGCTCGACGTGACGGCGCCGATGCCCTTGACGATCACGGTGTAGAGCACCCATAACAGGGGCACCAACGCGATGACCACCGACAGCGTCACCAACACCGTGGCGACGTTGTCAGCCACCTTGCGGCGCAGGCTCAGCCTCTGGAACGTCGGCGCCTTCACCGGCTGGTCGAGTGTCGCCGTCATGACTTGCTCCTTCCGGCGACGGCCGCCCGCGCCAGCGAGTTGACGATGAACGTCAGGATGAACAGCACCAGGCCCGCCGCGATGTACGCGCCCGCCTTGTACTGGTCGTTGAATTCCGAAGCGGCAGAAGCGATCAGGCTGGCGAAGGTGAAGCCTCCGTCGAACAGCGACCAGCTGAACACCGCCTGGGTGCCGCGCAGGATGATCAGCAGCGCGATCGTCTCGCCGAGCGCGCGGCCGAGGCCGAGCATGGCGCCGCTGATGTAACCCGACAATCCGAACGGCAACACGGTCGTCTTCACGACCTCCCACCGGGTGGCGCCCAGCGCCAGCGCGGCCTCGATCTGACCGCGTGGAGTCTGAACGAACACCTCGCGCGTGACCGCGGTGATGATCGGCAGGATCATCACCGCCAGCACGATGCCCGCGGTGAAAATCGTTCCGCCGCCTGCCACCGAAGCGTTGCCGGTTTGAAACAGGAAGAGCCAGCTGAGGTTCTGGTTCAGCCATGTGGCGAACGGTTTGATCACAGGGGCGAGCACGTACAGGCCCCAGACGCCGTAGATGATCGACGGCACCGCCGCGAGCAGGTCGATCATGTAAGCCAGCGGGCCCGCGACCCGACGGGGCGCGTACTGCGTCAAGAAGATCGCGATACCCAGCGCCACCGGCATCGCCAGCATGAGCGCGAACACCGACACGAAGACGGTGACCTGCAGCAGGTCGAGGATGCCGAACTGCATCGCCGACGTGTCGGTGGTGACCCAGTTCCCGCTGTAGAGGAAGAAGTTCTCCTCGTTGCGGGTCAGCGCCGGGATCGCGCGCCAGAGCAGAAACGCCCCGATGGCCGCGATGATGACGACGATGAGGATGCCGGAACCCTCGGCCAGGCCGCGGAATATGCGGTCCCCCACCCGAACCTTTCCGCCTTTCGACGGGTCGGTTGAGATGGGCGCCGGTTCGGGAAAGGGCGAAGCGATCACTTCGCCCGACCCCGCATTGGATGGATCGGGCAGCCCGTCCGCTTCCGTCACATCGAGCCTATCCGTCATCGGTTCGCCGCACCCATCCTCCCGCATCGGAGCGCACACGCCACGTAACTACGCGATTGCGTCGATGGACTTCTCGAGGCGCTCCTTGAACGCACCGGGCAGCGACACGTAGCCCGCCGCCGACAGTCCCGCCTGGCCTTCATTGGCTGCCACGGTCAAGAACGACTTGAGCGCCGCGGTGGTGTCGGCGTCGTAACCCTTCGAGCAGACGATCTCGTACGTCGCGAGCACAAGCGGGTAGGCGTCGGCCGCCTTGGTCCCGTAGATCGAATTCAGGTCGAGCGCCAAGTCGTTGCCCTCGGCGGCGAACTTGGCGCCGTCGATGGCCTTCTTCGACGTGTCCTCGGTCAACTCGACCGCTCCCCCGCCGTTGTCGATCTGGGCGAACGGCAGACCCGCCTGCTGGGCGAATCCCTTTTCCACGTAGCCGATTGCGCCTGGGGTGGCCTGCACGGCCTGCACCACACCGGCCGACTTCTGCGCGCCCTCACCGGCGCCGCCCTGGAACTCGCTGCCCGTATCCTTCGTCCAGGCGTTCGGGGCGGCGGCCTTCAGGTACTTCTGGAAGTTGTCGGTGGTGCCCGACGAATCCGAGCGGTAGACCGGCTTGATGTCGACATCGGGGAGGGTCGCACCGGAGTTCAGCGCGGCGATGGCCGGGTCGTTCCACTTCTTGATCTGGCCCTGGAAGATCCTGGCGAGCACGTCGCCGTTGACGACGAGCTTGTCGACACCCTCGAGGTTGTAGGCCATCGCGACCGGGCCGAACACCAGCGGCAGGTTCCACGCCGGGTTGCCTCCGCAGCGATCGGCGGCGGTCTTGACCTGGTCGTCCTTGAGTGCCGAGTCGGAGCCTGCGAAGTCGACCTGCTTGGCGATGAACTGCTCGCGTCCCGCGCCGGAACCGGTCGGGTTGTAGGAGAGGTTCTTGCCCGAGCAGACCTGTGCCCAGACTTTGTTGAACTCGGCGATCGCGTTCTGCTGAGCCGTCGAACCCTCACCGGTCAGCGAGTTCTTGCCGCCGCATCCGGCAGACGACGAGGCGGTTCCCGACGCACCGGAGGTGCTCGTTCCGGCGTTGTTGTCGCTGCCGCAGGCGGACAGCGTCAGCGCGGCGAGCGCGGCGGCGGAGAGCGTCGTACCGAACGCCTTGCCAATGCTGTTGAGCTTCACGTACTCCCACTTTCATCGAGGAACTCTGACGGCTTCAGACTCCCCGGCAACGTATGCGGCCGTGGTGGACGGCTGTGGGATGGAGGGTGAACGAACGGTGAACAGGTACAGCTGATTTGCAGATGAAGCGGCTAGTTCGCGGCGTACGCCACGTCGATGCCGGACACCTCAAAACCCAGCCGTTGATACGTGTTGACCGCCCCCGAGTTATCTGCCTCGACGTAAAGCATCACGGTCGGCTGGGAGCTTCGGCGAAGCCGGTCGGCCAGGTGGTGCAGCCCGATCAGCGTCAGGGTCGCCCCGACGCCGCGGCCCTGTGCGCCCGGGTCGACGCCCACCACGTACACCTCGCCGAGGTCTTCGTTGTGCACCTTGGTCCAGTGGAACCCGAGCAGCTCGCCGCTCCCCTCGTCGAACGCAAGGAACAAACCCTCGGGTTCGAACCACGGCTCGTCGCGACGCTCGGCGATGTCGGCTTCGGTCAACCCGCCCTGTTCGGGATGCCACGCGAACGCGGCGTTGTTGACCCGCAGGAGTTCGGCGTCGTCGTCGGGGCCGCGGTAGGTGTCGATCCGGACCCCGTCCGGCATCCGCAGCGGAGGCAGGTCGGTCAGCGGGCGACGCAACTGCAGGAGCTCGCGAGCCGCCTCCAGCCCGAGCGATCTCGCCGTCGCCCGCGCGGGCTCCAGATTCCCGTGCGCCCAGATCCGCGTCCCGTCCCCACCCTCGGCAAGCGCCGCGCGCGCCATCGCCGACCCGATACCGCGCCTGCGCCACCGCGGGTGGACGACGAGCTCGACCATCGCCGGGTCCTCACCGGTCGCCGGGGCGAGATTGAGATAGCCCACGGTGTCGCCGCCGTCGAGCGCCACCAGGTGGTGGGTGCGATCGTGGGACAGCTCGCGCAGGACCTGGTCGCCCACCGGTGCGATGCCGTCAACTTTTTTTACCGCGGCGATCAACGTGCGGATCGCGCGCCGGTCCTCCTCGGCGAGCCCGGTGCGCCACCCGATCGAAGGTTCGGTCACTGGGTACGCAACGGGTCAGCCAGCTCATCAGGCAGACCCATGGGTGCATCGAACGCGTCGTCGAGATCGTCGGGCGCGTCGGCACCCGCTGCGGGCGCACGCCCCCTGGCGGGCCGCACCGCCTTGTATCCGACGTTGCGCACGGTGCCGATCAGAGACTCGTATTCGGTACCGAGCTTGGCGCGCAACCTTCGCACGTGGACGTCGACGGTGCGTGTGCCGCCGAAGAAGTCATACCCCCAGACTTCTTGCAGCAGTTGCGCTCTGGTGAAAACCCGGCCGGCGTGCTGGGCCAGGTACTTGAGCAGTTCGAATTCCTTGTAGGTGAGGTCGAGCGGTCGCCCGCGCAGCCGCGCGGTGTACGTGCCCTCGTCGATGACGAGCTCGCCGAGGCTGACCTTGCCCGCGTTCTCCTGGCTCGCCGCGCCGCCGCGGCGGCCGACGAGAAGACGCAACCGCGCGTCGATCTCGGCGGGACCGGTGCTCGGCAGCAGGATTTCGTCGAGTCCCCATTCCACGCTGACCGCGACCAGACCGCCTTCGTTGACCACGGCGACGACGGGAACCGAAGTACCGGTGCTCCCCAGCAGTCGGCACAGGCCGCGCGCGGCGGCGAGGTCGGTGCGCGCATCGACGATCGCGATATCGGCGCTACCGGCCTCCAGCAACGACGACACCTCGGTGGGGGCGGTACGCACGTTGTGGGCCAGCAGCGACAACGATGGCAGGACCCCCTCAGGATGCGGGTCGGCGGTTAATAGCAGTAGATCCACGGGCCCTCCAGCGTGCCGGGCAGATATTGACGGACATCGCTGTCGTCGGATACCTCCCAGATTCGTGCGCGACATCTGGGCGTTACCAGTGCACTAACGATAACCCGACCCATGGTGATTGGCCGCGCCGAGCAGAGCGTGGCCGCTCCGGTGGGCCAGAATGTCGCTGTGCGCAAGCTGGTGATCGGGGTGATATCGGCGGTGACCGCGGTGGTGGTCGGAGGGGTCGGCGTCGACTTCGGCGCGGCGATCTACGCCGAATATCGCCTGGCCAGGGCGGTTCGCAGCGCGGCAGAACTCAACTTCGACCCGTGGGTCGGCATCATCGGCTTCCCGTTCATCTCCCAGGCCGCCGGCAGGCATTACAGCCAGATCGAAATTCGTGCCAATGGCGTAGATCACCCCGTCGGGGGCGAAGTCTCCTACGAGGCGACCTTGTATTCGGTCGACGTTCCGGCCGACTCGTGGCTCATCGATGCGGATTCCGAACTTCCGGTGGCCGAGGTCGAAAGCCGGGTCATCATCGACTCCACCCATCTCGGTCGCTTCATGGGCATCCCCGACCTGCTGGTGGAGGCGCCGCCCAAGGAGACGAACAACCCCACCGGCGGCACTACCGAATCGGGTATCTCGGGCAGTAAGGGGCTGGTCTTCACGGGTACACCGAGAGCAGCCGACTACGACGAGAGAGTGAG is a genomic window of Mycobacterium sp. ITM-2016-00318 containing:
- the pstB gene encoding phosphate ABC transporter ATP-binding protein PstB — encoded protein: MAKRLDLKDVNIFYGSFQAVAEVSMAIPPRHVTAFIGPSGCGKSTVLRTLNRMHEVIPGAYVEGSVLLDGEDVYGAGVDPVGVRKTIGMVFQRPNPFPTMSIRDNVVAGLKLQGVRSKKTLDEVAEKSLKGANLWTEVKDRLDKPGGGLSGGQQQRLCIARAIAVQPDVLLMDEPCSALDPISTLAIEDLIAELKQDYTIVIVTHNMQQAARVSDQTAFFNLEATGKPGKLIEIDDTEKIYSNPKEKATEDYISGRFG
- the pstA gene encoding phosphate ABC transporter permease PstA, with the translated sequence MTATLDQPVKAPTFQRLSLRRKVADNVATVLVTLSVVIALVPLLWVLYTVIVKGIGAVTSSTWWYNSQAGMTAFQAGGGAYHAIIGTLLQGLVCAIISIPIGVFVGIYLVEYGGGTRLGKVTTFMVDILTGVPSIVAALFIYALWVATFGFQRSGFAVSLSLVLLMIPVIVRSTEEMLRIVPMDLREASYALGVPKWRTISSIVIPTALSGIVTGILLALARVMGETAPLLILVGYAQAMNFDMFSGFMGSLPGMMYDQTSAGAGANPVPTDRLWGAAFTLIVLIALLNIGARFIAKFFAPKKV
- the pstC gene encoding phosphate ABC transporter permease subunit PstC; translated protein: MTDRLDVTEADGLPDPSNAGSGEVIASPFPEPAPISTDPSKGGKVRVGDRIFRGLAEGSGILIVVIIAAIGAFLLWRAIPALTRNEENFFLYSGNWVTTDTSAMQFGILDLLQVTVFVSVFALMLAMPVALGIAIFLTQYAPRRVAGPLAYMIDLLAAVPSIIYGVWGLYVLAPVIKPFATWLNQNLSWLFLFQTGNASVAGGGTIFTAGIVLAVMILPIITAVTREVFVQTPRGQIEAALALGATRWEVVKTTVLPFGLSGYISGAMLGLGRALGETIALLIILRGTQAVFSWSLFDGGFTFASLIASAASEFNDQYKAGAYIAAGLVLFILTFIVNSLARAAVAGRSKS
- a CDS encoding acyl-ACP desaturase — encoded protein: MHENLTDLHLLHELEPVVERNLNRHLSMRKDWNPHDYIPWSDGKNYYALGGQDWEPGQSVLSEVAQTAMIQNLLTEDNLPSYHREIAMNFSMDGAWGQWVNRWTAEENRHGIALRDYLVVTRAVDPVALETLRLEQVTRGFSPGQNQQGDLFAESLFDSVIYVTFQELATRVSHRNTGKACEETIADQLLQRVSADENLHMIFYRDVSEAGFDIAPDQAMHSLHRVLRNFKMPGFTVPEFRRKAVIIAVGGVYDPRIHLEDVVMPVLKKWRIFEREDFTGEAARMRDDLGVLIEELKEACDKFEVAKEKRLEREAKRAERLEAKKVLASSPS
- the dusB gene encoding tRNA dihydrouridine synthase DusB, producing MSVLTESRTQLRIGPFRLASPVVLAPMAGVTNVAFRTLCRELELARAGTVSGLYVCEMVTARALVERHPVTIHMTTFGPDESPRSLQLYAVDPENTYAAAKMIVNEGMADHIDMNFGCPVPKVTRRGGGAALPYKRRLFGQIVAAAVRATEGSDVPVTVKFRIGIDDAHHTHLDAGRIAAEEGAAAIALHARTAAQRYSGTADWKQIAALKAHVTDVPVLGNGDIFDADDALAMMSATGCDGVVIGRGCLGRPWLFAELSDAFAGRDGVIPPTLGEVAAIMRRHGELLSAHFGEDKGMRDMRKHIAWYLHGFPAGADLRRALALVKTRNELDELLNGLDPDVPFPRAATGPRGRQGSPASVALPEGWLTDPDDCTVPEGADVMHSGG
- a CDS encoding LCP family protein, whose amino-acid sequence is MSDGDNATPGRRRASDVNGADEDGANQWLTRSPLPPRAAAPWERGSSAESGENDTSAATGSHTDGVTVADLIAKITGAPADLPSRHAAPEPEPEHEFRRPAREPRDAPPSAPRPRATQPRAATPPSAPTPAPPPRTRRPKPLRPKPRHEDVSDPDTEVIPRVSYADEIPDLAGLRRARLERVAPERVGEPSADPVNLPKKHRSHRRVMFAGRSIAAILAVLALAMTGGAWQWQSTKNNMLNRISALDPDSRDIIDPNAQFGDENFLIVGIDSRFGENAGMGAGDTADAGGARSDTIMLVNIPANRERVVAVSFPRDLNIEPMECEAWNPETGEYGPLYDEETGTYGPDEIYTETKLNSAFSFGGPKCLVKVIQKLSGLSINRFMAVDFAGFSKMVDTLGGVEVCSTTPLEDYELGTVLPSAGRQMIDGHTALNYVRARQVTTETNGDYGRIKRQQLFLSSLLRSLISKEVFFSLSKLNNVVNQFISDSYVDNIDTKDLVALGQSLQNVAAGRITFLTVPTTGYMDEWGNEHLREDDTNAIFDAIINDDPLPEERNADNTPVPGTPESLTNETIESPTSQAQTPEVAADPGEVVDAVTTDPTSVTVQVSNSTGQDGLGATAATELQQHGFNVETPDTYPSSLTETTVFFSPGNEEAAATVASAFVEPTIERVNGKGDTVQVVLGSDFSAVSPPKPSGSSVQVHVLHGTGSTPTQLPEDLSITNAADTTCE
- the phoU gene encoding phosphate signaling complex protein PhoU is translated as MRTAYHEQLDALTNQLGDMCGLAGAAMERATQALLQADLVLAEQVITDHEQIAGMSAKAEEAAFVLLALQAPVAGDLRAIVSSIQIVADVDRMGALALHVAKIARRRHPQHALPEEVNGYFAEMGRVAVDLGNSAQEVLLTKDPEKAARISAEDDAMDDLHRHLFSVLMDKEWKHGVTAAVDVTLLSRFYERFADHAVEVARRVIFQATGRFPEDEQLPTR